In one Neobacillus sp. CF12 genomic region, the following are encoded:
- a CDS encoding alpha-N-arabinofuranosidase, which translates to MNKVIINTDITQGVINKNIYGHFAEHLGRCIYEGIWVGEDSSIPNTKGIRNDVLAALKQIKVPVLRWPGGCFADEYHWKDGVGPKEVRKRMVNTHWGGVVENNHFGTHEFMLLCELLECEPYICGNVGSGTVQEMSEWVEYMTFEGESPMANWRRENGQEKPWKLKYFGVGNENWGCGGNMRPEYYSDLYRQYQTYVRNYGGNKIYKIAGGANSDDYNWTEVLMKNAHRMMDGLSIHYYTVPGDWTDKGAAVDFAEDEWFITMKKAYRMDELITKHSTIMDKYDPEKRVGLIIDEWGTWFNVEKGTNPGFLYQQNTLRDALVAGLHFNIFHNHNDRVQMANIAQTVNVLQAMILTEGEKMILTPTYHVFDMYKVHQDAQRLEVASSCGNYEYNGQTLPQVSISASRDEQGKIHISLCNIDPLNKADIEIELRGINDAARVFGSILTSGSMNDHNTFEQQDVVKPCEFNDVNVSNNQLAVQLPPMSVVTLTIES; encoded by the coding sequence ATGAACAAAGTCATTATTAACACCGATATAACTCAAGGAGTAATAAATAAAAATATCTATGGTCATTTTGCCGAACATCTTGGGAGATGTATTTATGAAGGGATATGGGTCGGCGAGGATTCATCTATCCCAAATACAAAAGGTATTCGCAATGATGTTTTAGCGGCCTTAAAACAAATCAAGGTACCAGTCCTCCGCTGGCCAGGAGGCTGCTTTGCTGATGAATATCACTGGAAAGATGGAGTCGGTCCAAAAGAAGTAAGGAAAAGAATGGTTAATACACATTGGGGCGGTGTCGTCGAAAACAATCACTTTGGGACACACGAATTTATGCTGTTATGTGAATTACTAGAGTGTGAACCTTATATTTGTGGAAATGTTGGCAGCGGAACTGTTCAGGAAATGTCTGAATGGGTTGAATACATGACATTTGAAGGCGAATCACCAATGGCAAATTGGCGCAGAGAAAATGGCCAAGAAAAGCCTTGGAAATTGAAATATTTCGGTGTTGGCAATGAAAACTGGGGCTGCGGTGGAAATATGCGTCCAGAATATTATTCAGACCTCTATCGCCAGTATCAAACATATGTAAGGAATTATGGCGGTAACAAAATATATAAGATCGCTGGCGGCGCAAATTCCGATGATTACAATTGGACAGAAGTGCTAATGAAAAATGCCCACCGGATGATGGACGGACTAAGTATCCATTATTACACCGTACCGGGAGATTGGACAGATAAAGGTGCTGCGGTTGATTTTGCTGAGGATGAATGGTTTATCACGATGAAAAAGGCGTATCGGATGGACGAACTCATCACTAAACACAGCACCATCATGGACAAATATGACCCAGAAAAGCGAGTGGGTTTGATTATCGATGAGTGGGGTACATGGTTTAATGTTGAGAAAGGGACGAATCCAGGGTTTTTATACCAACAAAACACCTTGCGAGATGCACTTGTTGCGGGATTACACTTTAATATTTTCCACAACCACAACGATCGAGTTCAAATGGCAAATATCGCTCAAACGGTAAATGTTCTTCAAGCTATGATTTTAACCGAGGGTGAAAAAATGATCCTTACCCCAACCTATCATGTTTTTGATATGTACAAGGTTCATCAGGATGCGCAGAGGTTAGAAGTGGCATCTTCGTGTGGAAACTATGAATATAATGGGCAGACATTGCCGCAGGTAAGTATTTCGGCTTCTAGGGACGAGCAAGGGAAAATTCACATTAGTTTATGTAATATTGATCCTTTGAATAAGGCAGACATTGAAATAGAACTTCGTGGAATTAACGATGCTGCAAGAGTATTTGGTTCCATTTTAACTTCTGGAAGTATGAACGATCATAATACGTTTGAACAACAGGATGTAGTTAAGCCTTGTGAATTTAATGATGTAAATGTTTCAAATAACCAACTGGCGGTTCAACTTCCACCGATGTCTGTTGTGACCCTAACGATAGAGTCCTAA
- a CDS encoding family 43 glycosylhydrolase: MNKGDTFSNLIIEQRADPWVYKHTDGYYYFTASVPEYDRIKVRRAETIQGLRAAEPVVAWRKRESGIMSANIWAPEIHFIDGCWYIYFAAARKDEIFAHRMYVIKNESDNPLEGIWEEKGQIKTDWESFSLDGTTFEHKGIRYYVWAQKDPAIEGSTNLYIAKMVNPWTIEGPQVMITKPELEWEKVGFWVNEGAAALKRNGKIFLTYSASATDANYCMGLLQCDEDSDLLHPQSWMKSKSPVFYTNEEAKIFGPGHNSFTVSEDGNHDILIYHARSYRDIVGNPLWDPNRHTRAKSINWNEDGTPNFL, encoded by the coding sequence ATGAATAAAGGTGATACTTTTAGTAATCTAATTATTGAGCAGCGTGCTGATCCATGGGTATACAAACATACTGACGGCTACTATTACTTCACGGCTTCTGTCCCTGAATACGATCGAATTAAAGTAAGAAGGGCAGAAACGATTCAGGGATTAAGGGCAGCAGAGCCAGTAGTGGCATGGAGAAAGCGTGAGAGCGGGATCATGAGTGCGAATATATGGGCTCCAGAAATTCATTTCATCGATGGGTGTTGGTATATCTATTTTGCAGCAGCCAGAAAAGATGAGATTTTTGCTCATCGGATGTATGTAATTAAAAATGAATCTGATAATCCATTAGAAGGAATTTGGGAGGAAAAAGGCCAAATCAAAACAGATTGGGAATCCTTTTCACTTGATGGAACAACTTTTGAACATAAAGGTATACGGTATTACGTCTGGGCTCAAAAAGATCCTGCAATTGAAGGAAGTACGAATCTTTATATTGCTAAAATGGTTAACCCTTGGACAATTGAGGGACCTCAAGTCATGATTACCAAACCAGAGTTGGAATGGGAAAAAGTTGGCTTTTGGGTTAATGAAGGTGCAGCTGCTCTAAAAAGAAATGGGAAGATATTCTTAACATACTCTGCAAGCGCAACAGATGCTAATTATTGCATGGGTCTGCTGCAATGTGATGAAGATAGTGATTTGTTGCATCCCCAATCTTGGATGAAATCAAAATCACCCGTTTTTTACACGAACGAAGAAGCAAAAATTTTTGGTCCGGGACATAACAGTTTTACCGTTTCAGAAGATGGAAACCACGATATTCTTATTTATCACGCCCGCAGTTACCGTGATATTGTCGGAAATCCACTTTGGGATCCAAACCGCCATACTCGGGCTAAAAGCATAAATTGGAATGAAGATGGTACCCCGAATTTCCTTTGA
- a CDS encoding polysaccharide deacetylase family protein: MPKVIMTFPEGKHKVLTMSYDDGRAADRRLVKVFNQYGIKGSFHVNSGLLGYEDRIPEEEVAQLYEGHEISTHTVTHPTIARSPKEQIIEEIINDRKSLEKVAGYTVRGLSYPNGSYNQLVKEMLPYLGIEYARTVHSTGHFSIPDDFIEWNPTCHHNRNLMKLAEDFVQLHKKQYLYMMYVWGHSYEFENDQNWDLIEDFCEFIGNRNDIWYATNIEIVDYIKAFQNLKFSAASDFVYNPSAISVWLSVDNTIVEVKAGKQIDLINKKL, translated from the coding sequence ATGCCAAAGGTAATTATGACTTTTCCTGAAGGGAAACATAAAGTGCTAACGATGAGTTATGACGACGGCAGGGCAGCTGACCGAAGATTAGTTAAGGTTTTTAACCAATATGGTATTAAGGGTTCCTTTCATGTTAATTCAGGGCTGCTAGGGTATGAGGATCGTATCCCTGAAGAGGAAGTAGCACAACTATACGAAGGACATGAAATCTCAACACATACGGTAACACATCCAACCATTGCGAGATCACCAAAAGAACAAATCATCGAAGAAATCATCAATGACCGAAAAAGCCTGGAGAAAGTTGCTGGATATACAGTTAGGGGATTGTCTTATCCGAATGGTTCCTATAATCAATTAGTGAAAGAAATGCTCCCATATTTGGGTATTGAATACGCGAGAACCGTTCATAGTACAGGGCATTTTTCTATCCCTGATGATTTTATTGAATGGAATCCAACTTGTCATCATAATCGAAATTTAATGAAACTAGCTGAAGACTTTGTTCAACTTCATAAAAAACAATACTTATATATGATGTATGTCTGGGGCCATAGCTATGAGTTTGAAAATGATCAAAACTGGGATTTAATCGAGGACTTTTGTGAATTTATTGGTAATCGTAACGATATCTGGTATGCAACCAATATCGAAATCGTGGACTATATCAAGGCATTCCAAAACCTCAAATTTTCAGCGGCCAGCGATTTCGTATACAATCCATCGGCAATTTCAGTTTGGCTGAGTGTAGACAATACGATTGTCGAGGTAAAAGCAGGTAAGCAAATTGATTTAATCAATAAAAAACTATAG
- a CDS encoding DUF6171 family protein codes for MADKTFCKSCLDTVMVSEEVIQELVREADEEISKIVTNEIYSARLTQCSSCEFLQYGTTCSYSGCIVRYRAKFKNKGCPHTGKPKWDRMMGE; via the coding sequence ATGGCTGATAAAACTTTTTGTAAGAGCTGTCTAGATACTGTCATGGTTTCCGAAGAAGTGATCCAAGAACTGGTTCGGGAAGCAGATGAAGAAATTTCAAAAATTGTTACCAATGAAATTTATAGCGCTCGATTAACACAATGTTCAAGTTGTGAATTTTTACAATATGGAACAACCTGTTCATATAGCGGATGTATTGTCCGCTATCGAGCAAAATTCAAAAACAAGGGCTGCCCACATACAGGGAAACCTAAGTGGGATAGGATGATGGGTGAATGA